The Cydia pomonella isolate Wapato2018A chromosome 13, ilCydPomo1, whole genome shotgun sequence genome segment tgactcgccacttagttttgcgccaagtatagCATTAGCATAGCATGTAGTGTTATTGTTAGTATAATAAAGAGGAGTGGTTAGACATAAGAAATTTATGGTTTTTGATGATAAATCTTTAAGGTGTTAACAAAGAATCGTAATATTAGAGAGGGATAGTCCCGAGggatcgtttgcgccgtagcgaacgaaacgctaatgtctctctatcactctgtaaaatcttcgctggtctcaggtgttgtcGAGGTGATAAATAAGAGTGGACTGTAGTATAGACGTGGACTGTGGTTTACTTCCAAAATTACAAGAGATACAGAAGGTGGCAAAGTGAATAGTCGTTGGGGAATCGGATCTAAACCGTAAGTTTTCAAAGCTCTGTAAACTGTCAAAGTTTTGAATGTAAAATTGCCATTATGGAAgctagaggcaaggaacagaaactccttaggcagaattgttgcaaaaatgtccagctgccagctataaataatagttccaaatctctccagagtagcgctagagtagctaagaacctagtcgtcattgacggagtgaagtgcgctgtctatgattagatttttttctcaaagtattctaggtattgtagcgccacctatttaaggttttttgatgacactttttggtatatagagattccattccttatctccaccttccgtaattgCCATGCTAAAATTTGAACAGAGATTTGAAACattattgaatttatacatttgaatgaaaattttaattacaaaatatgcaAATTGAATATAATTAACTATGAGATTATTTGATAacatgaatttaaaattttatcctCTTAAGGCGCAGCCATAGAAATTGAAAATcctaaatttgccactggaatttgaacctatagtgcacggaatacagtagattttattttgtttgaaaattgcacgaaacaaaacaaatgcaaatctgtcctaattgaatatgatttaaatttcatcgaactgaataagtcctataggtccTATAGGTCCTATAGgtccttgggccttacgaggatataaaaatgtacaaagatgatttttattacactccGTAATTAGTTGCGTTACAACGAACAAGGATCAAAAATGGGtgcattttttaacgtttcGTAACACACTCCTCCATATCAGTGCGACGGAGACAtgagcgtttcgttcgctacggcgcaaatgATTGGCATTTTAGCTAGGCGCTCTAGCTAGGACGTCTGAACAGAAATCTGAAATTTCATagatttttgttaataaaaagtCATCGAAAAACATAATATTCTCATGACCAACCACAAGTAGGGCATCGTTCCATCGCTTGGAGGACttaacaaccggagtcgcctttacgagcttacccctctgtcgaaaacctcggccaatggtcatatgtattgtatggactgacgtttatctgacatggctatttatacgtaacgtaacgtacaaatagcccagacccggcatcgcataaatcacAAAAATCCTTTCGCAAATGTCaccgcgggcacagggtcgcccgtatctctagcgagggccctgtgtcttcaccCGACACGtacaaacctttaaaaaaaaaaaaaaacgtacaaataggcatacatttgacgtgcccctcccccgcaaaaatcggcagactgttttggacagaaaattacagacaaggcgtctccagttgctCCTCCAAGTTCCACAGTGTGTCGGCCTGTTTCCAGATAATGACGGGCCTGGTGACGTACGTGTTGCTACTGGTGCAGTTCGACAGTCCACCCAATTCTACTGCCAGTGGATTCACTTTCGTGGGCTTTCGAGAATGTTGTCTGTGAATTAATCGAATAAagaatatacaatacaatgcaaATCCTTTTTATTTCACctcataataaaataaggaaACACACATAAAGACAGAGGTAAACAACCTTATCGCTAAAGCGatgtcttccagacaacctcGTCAATATCCACTCTAAAAGCAGCCTAAGGCCTCAGTGGCGACGTGTTCCATATCATAACTTTCCTATAACATGTTGAAAAGCGATAAACTTATGGCCTATATTAAAAACCTTTAGCTGTAGTTGAATTAGTGTAGTTTCAAATTTAGAAAAGCTTTGAGAAACGAAGGAATCTGATTGGACCTTTATTGAGTTTATTCTAATGTTAGTCGGAATaaagttttattcgaaatgatcaggggtcgtacaaaaagtgcggatgacgtcaaaccacttatgggtgatttcaaatagtatttttgattttcataaacaattatcacttatcatttatcaacctctttactaaacgatatcgccacttgaaatgagtaagtacgtttttgactgacgcattgtcaatcagatgaacaataaattgccttcgttattgtttagctattgtatcttcacgattatatttagctaaaatttatatttactaatgtataagaaaaccctctaaaatgtcatctttactcgaatattgtggcaatcccacagacttgttctaactaatttcaaataattataccttatggtaacaagtctcgtgaaatttattttattcactacatcaccctaccacctgtattattaattccatggatttatttacgattattttgttacttcattaatactactttgttactacatctcacacggaagtttaaatacaaactcaaacatcatcctgtgtgcaagattacgtcatttttacgtcatccgcactttttgtccgacccctggaaATGATTAATGtcaattgcaaacaattttgacgAAACTCGCATGTTACTTTATATCGAACGATGGCAGTCGAACCTCGACTATAGtatgtctctgaattaaaaaaaaaactacggatgcgtgacaAAAAGGTTTCATTTACTGCCATTTGACGTTTTGTTTATCTTTTAGttagtttgtaagtataaaattagttGGTTTTGTTGAAGCTTATGATATGAATGTAAATCAGCTCTACTACCCAAGAAGCGACTAGTCGATTgagaaatacaatacaaatgatacagtacaaataaaaataaataaatctcaaaCTCGCGATATTTATTGAAACACTTCGATAAACGAAgcacataatagtacattacgatacaagtgcgaaaaataggaaattcgaaacgagtggtgataaatcgatacgagttgcgaattacctattcgcacatgtatcgtacaacgttttacagtacatatgtccctttaaatgtttgacacagtaacgtaatatgctaattttcgcattagtgcggtaaagtagcaccatatgtactgtaaaatatatttaaaagttttaCATTTTATAGATCTTGTTGTTACGCAGATGTTTTTCAAACTGCTATGGTAATGTATTCAAATTGTTTACACTGATAAGGTGATAAGGTTCTTAAacctaatataaaataatatataaaaataaaccataaataaaaccattttaaattcgcaactcgtgtcgatttaaaacactccattcggtcgtgttttaatttatcgccactcgtttcgaatttcctatttttcgcacttgtatcgtaatgtactattgtaactTAGAGCAGCACACTCCCAAGCGtgacaataaataattgtacCGAAAATAAAACCGAAATTAAACAGCGATttagggacgaattatgctgtccccctctaatgtatggcactatccctttcggccaacattcaagtcattatcttatctgtggtcgtgcacgtatagggacttcaagttgtgccaaccctaataattgctcggagcaatgctgagccgaacggagccgagaaaagccgaaaggaggagtgtcgtcCCACTGGTTAAGCTACTCTTAGTCCAAAACCAGCTTTAAACAAAGTTTAACCAGTATACCAATACATacgtataaatattatgtatgtgtactctgatataagttggcagcaatttagATAGTACAATGAAAGTATTAAGTACGAATATAGTTcccctcatcgttttcgatgacggcgaccctaaataaatatttattatgaacgTTGTCTAGTGAGCCCTAATGTgactggccaggccgaacttgctcttaaatactctattgcacgcgtgacaataaagttggccactGGCTAAAGTCTGGCTAATGAAAGTAAAGACTAGAAAAAAGCAAAACTTCTTTATATGGCAACAATTGTTCATATAAAGCAAGCTGTCACTTTATACAAGTACTTGTCATTGCTATGGATTTAGTATTACCAGGTtgcgattttttcatatttgccgcttttttctagtCTTTACTTCCATTAGCAAGACTCTAGCTGCATTGAACgtacgtaggagggcttaggaagcacggtggtcagcacctgcgctacaaggacgtgctctAACGATATCTGATTGCTAgcgccatcgaccctgagcgttggaaaaagcttgctggaaggaggtcttcttggcggtctaccatccataacggtggcaaaacatttgaaaataaccgtctcactagcctagacataaaacgccagttacggataGAGAAGTGTTAAGAAACGTCGGTAGAAGTTAGACGTTAAAAATATCACTTGCTCAGTCTGTGATTTTAATAATCTCTGCtaacttaacttggtctgactctagcgaACTGTCTCGGTAAACGATAGAAAACCTATTTACTCGTACTCGTTGTGTCTTGTTAACACGCCCTTTCCGAAatcattacattaaaaattcaacCTTTACTCTAGTATGTAACATAACAAAACGTATAATTAAACGTtgtaaggtgaaaaaatgtttttaaaaacataacacAATGAAACCATTCCTGtgtgttattgtaaaaaaacgAAAAGATAGCTTCGTAAATGTTGTTACCAGTCATTATAGTTTCAGCGACCCAATGAAACGATTCCATTTAAAGATGTTTACGcgtctcaaaaaatatttcacataTAATTATGATCGAAACATTGTTGAGCTATTTAAGCCACTTTACATCTTGCTTTCAATAACGGGATTATTTCCCTACACCATTGAATTCCCGAAAGGAAGACACGACACCAGAATAATACGCAAGTCACTGGTCCCACATTCCTTGGGAGCAATTTTATTCATGGCCTTTCTTTCGTTCTACTTTACTCAAAAGATACACATTTTGATGAACACGACCGCCGTGAGCTCTGTGACGAATGTTACTAATATTATGGAGATGACAGTGGCTCTTCTATGTGTaatcgttatttatttttctgcaTTCCGAAACGCTAATGCATACGTACAGATTCTTCAAAACATAGCTTCTTGCTGGGCTGAAATGTGTCATGTGAATGTGACTCCTATATTGGTATTCCTACGCAAATTATACACCTATCCAGCTATAGTTTGGGTTGTGATATTTTCATGTGTACAAATTACTCTATGTGTCGTTGGCACTCAGAAAGTATACAATCAACTCATATTCTTCACGGTGCCCGACGCCATACCCAGCCTAATAGTCGCATTTTATACCTCCATAATCTTATTGGTAGTTTGTCTGTTGAAAAATATAGAAGAGCATTGTCAAATTATTGTCAAAGACAAGCGAGGTAGAATTTTCGCCACAGATTGTTCTGAAATATATGTCCGAACAGTGACCTCAGGCAGGTCGGGTAAAGATTGCGTTCGCCTTGAGAATTTAGAGCAAGTTTACGTAAAGGTGTTGGAGGTAAAACAGGACATCAACAACGCGTTCCAAGCGCCGATATCGCTGATCATAATCCAATGTTTCCACGGTATCTTAAGCGATGCGCACACACTCTACAGTCAAATCGTAGTGAACATGCGCTTTGATGCCCATCTGCTAATAGAGCAGACCTTCTTGGTGTTACATTATTTGGCAAAAATATATGCCTTGACGTTCACGGGATCTATGTTGAAGGATGAGGCAAGTATGAACTCGCTATGTTTTTAGTCTTCAGAATAATTTACAAATGTTTTCACCAATTTTCTATATACTGATTTAAATCAGGCTCTGAACAATTAATGGATTTAAAATCATGTGGAGagtaaagtatttatttctttcagGCTGCCAAGATCGGTCGAACATTGCATAATATCCCAACGGCAAATCAGGATAATCGGTTATTAATGGAGGTGGGTCCAAGTGCTTAAACAGACGGACTGCATCCCAGCAATCAGACTGGAACAATACCGAAACTACGAGGCTGTAGCCGCAATAATTTTGAAGCTGTCAGTCTGTGGTTTGAATAAACCCGTAACAGAGTTGTAtacttacattaaatatttcttagtttttaaaATCTCTACACGGAACGCAAAAGTAGCTCTGTCTGTCTTCTGACCGGTCTTTCTTCTCtttacgtttaaaattttggaCCGAATTAGATTAATTTGGACATGAATTGAGTCCTGAGGACACGGGATAATTATTATCGCAGGAATCATCATTTCCTTAaaacttagggcctgtttcacaatggccaagtattggatagctaattaacaaaacttcatgcaaaacttatcactttatctaccagttaagcttatttgaagattgtgaaatgccaacgatgactttatttgtCAGATAattggcaagtagcttattcagcggtggcagcatggttccatttttatcacttgtcactatgcccgtcactttcgcgcttacatacttgttagaacgtgacaggcatggtgataaatgataaagagccgaccatcttagccttacaggactttacttggacattgttaaacaggccctaagtcgTGGGCAGAAGTTAATCACAGATATTTTTTGAACTACAGGTGCAGCACTTTGCCACCCTGATGTCGTTCCATAAACCTGTAGTAACGGTTTATGACTACTTCTCTTTGGACGCCACTTTGTTATTCAGCGTAAGTGTTCGATAACCATTTTacatcaattattatttatttatttcgccctcggaatacccaactggcgtgaagtggcgccggatagggcagagtggcgctctcttgtgtcagaggccaagatcctgtttgggtcattGAGCCAgtgaaataagtaagtaagtaagtatttatttaatctttattgcacaaaacatgaaggtacaaatggcggacgtaatgccttaaggcattctctaccagtcaaccaatgggttaaaccagaaagattaagtaggtacagtgtcttttaagataaataaatttgtaactatatatgaatataaagtatatattgataaacttacacatatactaatacaaataaacatacatatattgatacatacataattataccaagtgtgaatcattaagttgatgagGAAGAAtgtttgtcaaggaaatacttgcgcaacatgcgcttgaatgtgaatttggtctgcgcttGTCTGATAGAGAGTGGGAGAACGTTCCAAAGTCTGATTGCCTGGACAGTCAAAGAATTGGACATGAAACCCGTAAACAATTATGTACACGTGGCTTACAATTCACTCAGCTGGCTGATTAAAATCTGGTGATTTTATATATCAGTGGTTCTTAAGCGTTCAGTGATAAGAGACCACTTAACAAAATGTGGCGTTCCGCTAAAGGGCCCTTATGCTCCATGCGCTTTAGGCATGGAAcgtcacaaatatttatttagcagcgattttttttatcttttacaaTTTCTTTTTTTCAGATGATGGCTACTGTGGTAACTTATCTGGTAATATTGGTACAGTTTGATAGTGTTTAAATGGTGAGAATATATTTTGCAATCAATGTTTGTGTATATAtggtaataaaatgtatgattaAAGAGAATAGGCAAGTGTTTTATCTAGTCTACCATTTATCCTCGTTTTGATCCTTTCACACACCGCTGTAAttgccccattcttattgcccgtatagcccatccttagatatatgtcaatgccagCAAGATTATTTTGGGTCTCTTTTTGGCAGTGTCTTCTAGTTTAAGTCCTGATTGTTGGAGCAGTTGCGACTTACGTACTTACTCCGTTGGTTTAGCGACCCAAAATGAAACTCGGCCTCCGACACacgacagcgccacttttctcggtcctgtgggacctctcgccaattgtcgactcgaagctcgcgcagatccgcctccaccatgtcgctccagcgattcctagggcgtccgataggacgtcctcctgctaggcgacccaggtacgcttcttttacgttccgatcttcgtccattctctcaaggcaCAGTTCAAGGCAAGGAGCAGTTGCGACGCTTTGAGCTTTTCAAGGTAGTCCTTTCTACCGGTGCTAATTATGACACCACCATTTTTGTTTCCCTCATACCGCGAACATGTAGTTTCAGGGCTTCGGGCTTGATTAGGTTTGTGACCACTTTTTGTGTCCTGGCTGGATTTATCCTTATCAGCGGCATAAATGGCGATGCTGCTGATGTTGGTTTTGGGTGACACCATGGTGGAAGTATTTCCGGTTCTGACCATCTCGGTGAAAGATTGTTTTAGCTCGGTAGTTTTAGCTGCTAATATTTGCAGACTGCTAAAGTTCATGTAGTTGGGAGCTATATTCATAtactttatttgtattgatcaatgtgtgtaatatatattataatatacaaaaatctCCTTGCTGGGTTATAG includes the following:
- the LOC133524539 gene encoding uncharacterized protein LOC133524539; the protein is MKPFLCVIVKKRKDSFVNVVTSHYSFSDPMKRFHLKMFTRLKKYFTYNYDRNIVELFKPLYILLSITGLFPYTIEFPKGRHDTRIIRKSLVPHSLGAILFMAFLSFYFTQKIHILMNTTAVSSVTNVTNIMEMTVALLCVIVIYFSAFRNANAYVQILQNIASCWAEMCHVNVTPILVFLRKLYTYPAIVWVVIFSCVQITLCVVGTQKVYNQLIFFTVPDAIPSLIVAFYTSIILLVVCLLKNIEEHCQIIVKDKRGRIFATDCSEIYVRTVTSGRSGKDCVRLENLEQVYVKVLEVKQDINNAFQAPISLIIIQCFHGILSDAHTLYSQIVVNMRFDAHLLIEQTFLVLHYLAKIYALTFTGSMLKDEASMNSLCFYIYFFQAAKIGRTLHNIPTANQDNRLLMEVQHFATLMSFHKPVVTVYDYFSLDATLLFSVSVR